One region of Oryza sativa Japonica Group chromosome 10, ASM3414082v1 genomic DNA includes:
- the LOC4348473 gene encoding protein NRT1/ PTR FAMILY 8.3 isoform X2, giving the protein MIVLTVSASPLFLNASFYNGGISRLTVYLGLYLFALGTGGIKPNIPAFGADQFDGADPVERVTKGSFFNWYYFSINVGSLLSSTVVVWVQDNIGWSVGFAGPMLLLGFGLAMFIAGRRAYRYKKLGGSPLTRVFQVLVAAVRNHRLNLPDDSSLLHELPGVTEGDYRTQHTYQFRFLDKAAILSDKNCAPAAPSSPWRLCTVSQVEELKMLLRTFPVWASLVGFFMVTAQMTSTLIEQGVAMDGRVGRFTVPPASLATFDVVAVLALIPVYDAALVPLARRVTGRDRGVSHMQRIGVGLALSAVAMAYSALVEARRLAMAAAAAGTRMSIAWQVPSFFVLGAGEVFAVIGMLEFCYEQSPASMKSLGTALVQLAVAVANYLNSGMLRVVAAATARGGGAGWIPDKLDEGHLDYFFWMMAALSVLNLLQFLHCSIRFRGNNTLSSS; this is encoded by the exons AAAGCCAAACATTCCGGCCTTCGGAGCTGATCAATTCGACGGCGCCGACCCGGTGGAGCGGGTGACAAAGGGCTCATTCTTCAACTGGTACTACTTCTCAATCAACGTGGGCTCGCTGCTGTCGTCCACCGTGGTTGTCTGGGTTCAGGACAACATAGGGTGGAGTGTCGGTTTTGCTGGCCCAATGCTACTCTTGGGGTTCGGCCTCGCCATGTTCATCGCCGGTAGGAGGGCGTACAGGTACAAGAAACTGGGAGGGAGCCCTCTGACAAGGGTCTTTCAGGTGCTGGTTGCAGCTGTAAGAAATCATAGGCTGAACTTGCCTGATGATAGCTCACTCCTGCATGAGCTTCCAGGAGTGACTGAAGGTGACTACAGAACTCAACATACCTATCAATTCAG GTTTTTGGACAAGGCTGCCATCTTGTCGGACAAGAActgcgcgccggcggcgccgtcgagccCATGGAGGCTGTGCACCGTGTCGCAGGTGGAGGAGCTCAAGATGCTGCTGCGGACGTTCCCGGTCTGGGCGTCGCTGGTCGGCTTCTTCATGGTGACCGCGCAGATGACGTCGACCCTGATCGAGCAGGGCGTCGCCATGGACGGCCGCGTCGGCCGCTTCACCGtgccgccggcctcgctcgccaccttcgacgtcgtcgccgtcctcgccctGATCCCGGTCTACGACGCCGCGCTGGTGCCGCTGGCGCGGCGCGTCACCGGCAGGGACAGGGGCGTCTCGCACATGCAGCGCATCGGCGTCGGCCTCGCGCTGTCCGCGGTGGCCATGGCGTACTCGGCGCTGGTCGAGGCGCGGCGtctggcgatggcggcggcggcggcggggacgcggATGAGCATCGCGTGGCAGGTGCCGTCCTTCTTCGTGCTGGGCGCCGGGGAGGTGTTCGCCGTCATCGGCATGCTGGAGTTCTGCTACGAGCAGTCGCCGGCGTCGATGAAGAGCCTCGGCACGGCGCTCGtgcagctcgccgtcgccgtcgccaactACCTCAACTCCGGCATGCtcagggtggtggcggcggccacggcgcgcggcggcggcgccgggtggATCCCGGACAAGCTCGACGAGGGCCATCTGGACTACTTCTTCTGGATGATGGCTGCACTCAGCGTGCTCAACCTGCTGCAGTTCCTGCACTGCTCAATCAGATTCAGAGGCAACAACACACTGTCATCATCGTGA